A single Theropithecus gelada isolate Dixy chromosome 7b, Tgel_1.0, whole genome shotgun sequence DNA region contains:
- the LOC112628774 gene encoding dehydrogenase/reductase SDR family member 2, mitochondrial isoform X1 codes for MLPAVARGHRGWFHPCARLSVRMSSTGIDRKGILAERVAVVTGSTSGIGFAIARRLAQDGAHVVISSRKQQNVDRAAAQLQREGLSVAGIVCHVGKAEDRERLVATALEHCGGVDFLVCCAGVNPLVGSTLGTSEQIWDKILNVNVKSPALLLSQLLPYMEKRKGAVTLVSSVAAYFPRVELGVYNVSKTALLALTRTLALELAPKDIRVNCLVPGVIKTDFSKVVRIGYMGMSLSSSTSGSIFRCRGLGSRRTVQESCPSCALQMPATSPGRTSQWQASPLGSEGSGGGCAAAVPGPGA; via the exons ATGCTGCCAGCAGTGGCCCGGGGCCACCGGGGCTGGTTTCATCCCTGTGCTAGGCTTTCTGTGAGGATGAGCAGCACTGGGATAGACCGGAAGGGCATCCTAGCTGAACGGGTAGCTGTGGTCACAGGGTCTACCAGTGG GATCGGCTTTGCCATCGCCCGGCGTCTGGCCCAGGACGGGGCCCACGTGGTCATCAGCAGCCGGAAGCAGCAGAACGTGGACCGGGCTGCGGCCCAGCTGCAGAGGGAGGGACTGAGCGTGGCGGGCATTGTGTGCCACGTGGGGAAGGCTGAGGACCGGGAGCGGCTGGTGGCCACA GCCCTGGAGCACTGTGGGGGCGTCGACTTCCTGGTGTGCTGTGCAGGGGTCAACCCTCTGGTGGGGAGCACTCTGGGGACCAGTGAGCAGATCTGGGACAAG ATCCTAAATGTGAATGTGAagtccccagccttgctgctgagCCAGTTGCTGCCCTACATGGAGAAGAG GAAGGGTGCTGTCACCCTGGTCTCTTCCGTTGCAGCTTATTTTCCAAGAGTG GAGCTGGGTGTCTACAATGTCAGCAAGACAGCGCTGCTGGCTCTCACTAGAACACTGGCATTGGAGCTGGCCCCCAAGGACATCCGGGTAAACTGCCTGGTTCCAGGAGTAATCAAGACTGACTTCAGCAAAGTGGTGAGGATTGG ttaCATGGGAATGAGTCTCTCCTCAAGTACCTCAGGGAGTATCTTCAGATGCAGAG GATTGGGGAGCCGGAGGACTGTGCAGGAGTCGTGTCCTTCCTGTGCTCTCCAGATGCCAGCTACATCACCGGGGAGAACATCGCAGTGGCAGGCTTCTCCTCTCGGCTCTGAGGGGAGTGGGGGTGGCTGTGCAGCTGCGGTCCCAGGCCCAGGAGCCTGA
- the LOC112628774 gene encoding dehydrogenase/reductase SDR family member 2, mitochondrial isoform X2 — translation MLPAVARGHRGWFHPCARLSVRMSSTGIDRKGILAERVAVVTGSTSGIGFAIARRLAQDGAHVVISSRKQQNVDRAAAQLQREGLSVAGIVCHVGKAEDRERLVATALEHCGGVDFLVCCAGVNPLVGSTLGTSEQIWDKILNVNVKSPALLLSQLLPYMEKRKGAVTLVSSVAAYFPRVELGVYNVSKTALLALTRTLALELAPKDIRVNCLVPGVIKTDFSKVLHGNESLLKYLREYLQMQRIGEPEDCAGVVSFLCSPDASYITGENIAVAGFSSRL, via the exons ATGCTGCCAGCAGTGGCCCGGGGCCACCGGGGCTGGTTTCATCCCTGTGCTAGGCTTTCTGTGAGGATGAGCAGCACTGGGATAGACCGGAAGGGCATCCTAGCTGAACGGGTAGCTGTGGTCACAGGGTCTACCAGTGG GATCGGCTTTGCCATCGCCCGGCGTCTGGCCCAGGACGGGGCCCACGTGGTCATCAGCAGCCGGAAGCAGCAGAACGTGGACCGGGCTGCGGCCCAGCTGCAGAGGGAGGGACTGAGCGTGGCGGGCATTGTGTGCCACGTGGGGAAGGCTGAGGACCGGGAGCGGCTGGTGGCCACA GCCCTGGAGCACTGTGGGGGCGTCGACTTCCTGGTGTGCTGTGCAGGGGTCAACCCTCTGGTGGGGAGCACTCTGGGGACCAGTGAGCAGATCTGGGACAAG ATCCTAAATGTGAATGTGAagtccccagccttgctgctgagCCAGTTGCTGCCCTACATGGAGAAGAG GAAGGGTGCTGTCACCCTGGTCTCTTCCGTTGCAGCTTATTTTCCAAGAGTG GAGCTGGGTGTCTACAATGTCAGCAAGACAGCGCTGCTGGCTCTCACTAGAACACTGGCATTGGAGCTGGCCCCCAAGGACATCCGGGTAAACTGCCTGGTTCCAGGAGTAATCAAGACTGACTTCAGCAAAGTG ttaCATGGGAATGAGTCTCTCCTCAAGTACCTCAGGGAGTATCTTCAGATGCAGAG GATTGGGGAGCCGGAGGACTGTGCAGGAGTCGTGTCCTTCCTGTGCTCTCCAGATGCCAGCTACATCACCGGGGAGAACATCGCAGTGGCAGGCTTCTCCTCTCGGCTCTGA